In Burkholderia pseudomultivorans, the DNA window GAGCACGGCGCTCGGCCGGCTGCGCGACTATTTCGGCGACCCGCTGTTCGTGCGCACGTCGCGCGGCATGGAGCCGACGCCGCGCGCGCTGGCGCTGCTGCCGGCCGCGCGCGACGCGCTCGCGCAGATCGAGCGCGGCCTCGTCGCGCCGCACGACTTCGATCCGGCCGCGAGCACGCACACGTTCTCGATCGCGCTGTCGGACGTCGGCGAGATCGTGTTCCTGCCGAAGCTGCTGCAGGCGTTCGCGACGCGGGCGCCGCATGCGAACCTGCGCTCGGTATCGCTCGCGCACGACGAAGTCGGCCGCGGGCTCGAAGCGGGCACGATCGATCTCGCGGTCGGCTACTTCCCCGATCTCGACGGCAACAACTTCTTCCAGCAGCGCCTGTTTACGCACCGGTTCGTCTGCCTGATGCGGCGCGGCCATCCGTTCGAACAGGCATCGCCGTTTACGGTCGAGCAGTTTCTCGGCTGCGGGCACGCGGTCGTGCGCGCCGAAGGGCGCAGCCAGGAAGTGCTCGAGAAATATCTCGCGAAGCAGCGCATGCAGCGCCGCGCGGTGCTCGAGACGCCGCACTTCATGAGCCTGCCGTTCATCCTGAGCCGCACCGACCTGATCGCGACGGTGCCGCATGCGATCGGCTATGCGTATGCGGCCGAGCACGCGTTCATCGTGCCCGTCGAGCCGCCGCTGCCGCTGCCGCGCTTCGACCTGAAGCAGCACT includes these proteins:
- a CDS encoding LysR family transcriptional regulator, encoding MDALDLNLIPYLVALDDTRNVSRAGDLLGVSQPRVSTALGRLRDYFGDPLFVRTSRGMEPTPRALALLPAARDALAQIERGLVAPHDFDPAASTHTFSIALSDVGEIVFLPKLLQAFATRAPHANLRSVSLAHDEVGRGLEAGTIDLAVGYFPDLDGNNFFQQRLFTHRFVCLMRRGHPFEQASPFTVEQFLGCGHAVVRAEGRSQEVLEKYLAKQRMQRRAVLETPHFMSLPFILSRTDLIATVPHAIGYAYAAEHAFIVPVEPPLPLPRFDLKQHWHRKFHNDPRTAWLRGVVASLFNDEQDEWPK